A region of Melitaea cinxia chromosome 15, ilMelCinx1.1, whole genome shotgun sequence DNA encodes the following proteins:
- the LOC123660672 gene encoding uncharacterized protein LOC123660672 — MRYLIMAACVAVACAMPSYIAVPADQIAFVDLTALRARRVPRQTLSPPPQLPEALYEDNYQPIPLQNYQQGTVALAPPPAPVAPVRLQGHQDGTPSETNNGAVSQYAERPPDFGEYVDFGAHTGDNGAFGWYADYPINNRDSSGYRK; from the exons ATG CGTTATCTGATAATGGCGGCTTGTGTAGCCGTGGCATGCGCGATGCCCTCATACATAGCGGTGCCGGCGGACCAGATCGCCTTCGTAGACCTGACTGCGTTAAGAGCTCGACGGGTTCCAAGGCAAACTCTATCTCCTCCACCGCAACTACCAGAAGCTTTGTATGAGGACAACTATCAACCGATACCGCTGCAGAACTATCAGCAAGGAA ctGTAGCGCTCGCTCCTCCTCCTGCGCCTGTAGCCCCAGTAAGACTGCAAGGTCACCAAGATGGGACTCCTAGTGAAACCAACAATGGCGCAGTCTCCCAATACGCTGAAAGACCACCAGATTTTGGAGAGTACGTCGATTTCGGTGCTCACACAGGGGACAACGGTGCTTTCGGCTGGTATGCCGATTATCCCATAAATAACCGGGACTCATCCggatatagaaaataa